A single genomic interval of Asterias amurensis chromosome 1, ASM3211899v1 harbors:
- the LOC139934554 gene encoding carbohydrate sulfotransferase 3-like produces MAQQFSASRNVSKVFLVGAAGFLSAASIFMLAGGAAWLDGTTYQPIPHIGFQSSRQFPLCTQTQDKHMTTEDTPSGVKIIILASMRTGSSFVGQMFGQNSDIFYLFEPGTFLQAALRQRGDIFSQSLYIDMLDSLYRCNLTGYEYYSKWLSTLVPGSLLQKAPDMYKLLCSKPDISSKKKVQCGKTTPQHFMRTCMDLKKVAIKSIRISDIGSLLPLIKDKTVNLKVIHLVRDPRGMIASRVLALNEGKKTADTLEKFTDDTKASLINYCRNNLHNTDVGTNMPKFQDNYLLLRYEDVSLDPHEEARRIYNFTGLGAVPRNVSRWIQEHTSAHVAGTYSTSRVSSQVYQSWRSRLSFPTVKTIEEVGTCSQMMQRFGSQLKIKNI; encoded by the coding sequence ATGGCTCAACAATTCTCAGCTTCTAGAAACGTTAGTAAAGTTTTCCTAGTTGGAGCAGCAGGCTTTTTATCGGCAGCGTCAATATTCATGCTCGCTGGTGGTGCTGCGTGGCTGGATGGTACCACTTACCAACCTATTCCTCACATTGGTTTTCAGAGTTCCAGACAGTTCCCGCTTTGTACTCAAACTCAGGACAAACACATGACAACTGAAGACACTCCAAGCGGTGTGAAGATTATCATCTTAGCATCAATGAGAACTGGATCTTCCTTCGTTGGTCAAATGTTCGGCCAAAACAGTGATATTTTCTACCTATTTGAACCCGGCACATTCCTTCAAGCTGCCCTCCGCCAACGAGGTGATATATTCTCGCAGTCGCTTTACATTGATATGTTGGACAGCCTTTATCGGTGTAACTTGACTGGCTATGAATATTATTCAAAATGGTTATCGACGCTGGTCCCGGGAAGTTTGTTACAGAAAGCCCCGGATATGTACAAACTGCTTTGCTCCAAGCCAGATATTTCGTCTAAAAAAAAGGTACAGTGTGGGAAAACGACACCTCAACATTTCATGCGCACATGTATGGATTTGAAGAAAGTTGCGATCAAATCAATTCGTATCTCTGATATTGGAAGTCTGTTACCGTTGATCAAAGACAAGACGGTCAATCTGAAAGTGATTCATCTCGTTCGTGATCCGAGAGGGATGATCGCTTCTCGTGTGCTTGCCTTGAACGAAGGTAAGAAAACGGCAGACACATTAGAAAAATTTACGGACGACACAAAGGCATCACTTATCAATTACTGTCGGAACAATTTGCACAACACGGACGTGGGGACCAACATGCCCAAATTCCAAGACAACTATTTGCTTCTGAGGTACGAGGATGTCTCTTTGGATCCACACGAAGAGGCTCGACGCATCTATAATTTCACCGGTCTTGGTGCTGTTCCTAGAAACGTGTCCAGGTGGATTCAAGAACACACGAGTGCTCACGTAGCCGGGACTTACTCCACCTCACGAGTGTCAAGTCAAGTCTACCAATCTTGGCGCTCTAGACTCAGTTTCCCAACTGTTAAAACCATTGAGGAAGTTGGAACCTGTTCTCAAATGATGCAAAGATTTGGCTCCCAGCTAAAGATCAAGAACATCTGA